In the Juglans microcarpa x Juglans regia isolate MS1-56 chromosome 6D, Jm3101_v1.0, whole genome shotgun sequence genome, one interval contains:
- the LOC121268854 gene encoding transcription factor MYB114-like — protein sequence MAPKNDGSAKKVMNKGAWTEEEDKKLSQYIEIHGAKRWTTVAVKAGLNRCGKSCRLRWLNYLRPNIKRGNISDAEEDLILRLHKLLGNRWSLIAGRLPGRTDNEIKNYWNSHLSKKINLKEKAVEVTTTKETMPQKLRDIVQGDIEDVKLEIGNSVGNFDANEFFDFTAADASHGLEWVNKFLGSYSLESVDKFLELEEDPWITENR from the exons atggCACCAAAGAATGATGGATCAGCTAAGAAAGTAATGAACAAAGGAGCGTGGACAGAAGAGGAAGATAAAAAACTGTCTCAGTACATTGAAATCCATGGTGCAAAGAGGTGGACGACCGTTGCTGTCAAAGCAG GTTTAAATCGATGTGGGAAGAGTTGCAGATTGAGATGGCTGAATTATCTGAGACCCAACATCAAAAGAGGCAACATATCAGATGCAGAAGAGGACTTGATACTTAGGCTTCATAAGCTACTAGGGAACAG GTGGTCTTTGATAGCTGGGAGACTTCCGGGGCGAACAGACAATGAGATAAAGAATTACTGGAATTCTCATTtgagcaaaaaaataaatctcaaggAGAAAGCAGTAGAAGTTACTACAACGAAAGAGACCATGCCGCAGAAGCTCCGCGACATCGTTCAAGGGGACATAGAGGATGTCAAGTTAGAAATTGGGAACTCCGTGGGCAACTTCGATGCCAACGAGTTCTTTGATTTCACTGCTGCTGATGCTTCCCATGGTTTGGAATGGGTGAATAAATTCCTAGGGTCCTATAGTTTAGAGTCGGTGGATAAGTTTCTTGAACTTGAGGAGGACCCTTGGATCACTGAAAATAGGTGA